CAGAAAAACAATCGATCAAGAGTGCGTTTCCTGCCTATTTTGTATCCTCTATAATGTATCAGGACATGCTTTCACACCAATGGTTCAATATTTAGACGGAATACTAGTACACACCAGGATAAGGCGTCAATAAATCTTTACCTTTTTCATTCCTCATTCTAAATAGATTGATACATGAAACATACCAGTATATATATGCCCATATATGCATCCAAAGATTCATCGAGCAAACAAGCAAACACTCCAGCCTACCATTGCACCCATCCCACAACCTTGTCAACTCTTCTCTTTGAAATGGATAATGTGGTAGTGTTGATTGTCGGCACTGGGCCAGCAGGCCTTGCAACAGCAGCATGACTTAGCCAATTCTCAATTCCCTATCTCATTGTCGAGCGTGAAAGTTGCAGCGCGTCGCTTTGGTCCAACCGCGCCTACGATCGCCTCAAGCTGCATCTTCCAAAGGAGTTCTGTGAGTTGCCACACATGTCATACCCACTAGATGCTCCAACATACATACCAAAAACCTTGTTTGTGAAGTACTTGGATGACTATGTAGAGCGTTTCAATATTCAACCCAAGTATCTCACTAGTGTGGAGTCATCCACATTTGACGATGACAAAAAATGTTGGTCCATCATGGCACATGACATGGCAAAGAGCACAATAGTCAGGTTCACAGCAAAGTTTCTTGTTGTGGCAAGTGGTGAGAATAGTGCAGAGAATATTCCAATGATCCCCGGACTGCAAAGTTTTCCGGGTGATGTCGTCCACTCCTCAAGCTACAAGTCAGGCAAGAGCTACTCTGGCATGAATGTATTGGTCATTGGATCTGGCAACCCTGGAATGGAATTTGCTTATGACCTTGCGGCCTATGGTGCCAATACTTCAGTCATTATACGAAGCCCGGTATGTACACGCACTATATATTATTTTTTGACCTGGAAACACTAGGGAatcccccacccccaccctaTGGGCACTATATATTTTCTGTGGGTACATGGCAATTTCTTATTATAACCACCACTAGATGGATGCAATTTTTCAGAGTTATTACTAGAAATTATGTCATGGTATAAAGCGATAGATTGTTTTATAACATGCACAAACAACTAAGCAATTAGACGAACTACACCGAAAAATTAACTCTTGAAAGAAGATGATTCTATGAAATTTTATTCGATGATGCAGGCTTCAAAAGAGATGTGACATGTTTTGTGGTTGCAGATTCATGTAATGACAAAGGAACTAATCCGGTTGGGGATGACACTTGCTCGCCGCCTTCCACTGAATCTAGTGGATAAGCTCCTTGTGATGGCGGTGAATTTAATATTTGGAAACCTATCGAGGTATGGCATCAGAAGGCCAAAAATGGATCCAATGATCCTCAAGTCAAAAACCGGCCGATCCGCTGTTATTGATGTTGGCACTGTTGGGTTAATCAAAAAAGGTATCATCAAAGTAAGTATATCCTTAACATGACATAAATTTC
This sequence is a window from Aegilops tauschii subsp. strangulata cultivar AL8/78 chromosome 7, Aet v6.0, whole genome shotgun sequence. Protein-coding genes within it:
- the LOC141026736 gene encoding probable indole-3-pyruvate monooxygenase YUCCA11, with protein sequence MAHDMAKSTIVRFTAKFLVVASGENSAENIPMIPGLQSFPGDVVHSSSYKSGKSYSGMNVLVIGSGNPGMEFAYDLAAYGANTSVIIRSPIHVMTKELIRLGMTLARRLPLNLVDKLLVMAVNLIFGNLSRYGIRRPKMDPMILKSKTGRSAVIDVGTVGLIKKGIIKVQGSISKIMGDIVEFQCSKKISFDNGESMLNGNGLPIKEYPNHWKGENGLYCAGLGRRGLAGIAADAKNIANGIKSVIGAMSS